The proteins below come from a single Drosophila teissieri strain GT53w chromosome 3L, Prin_Dtei_1.1, whole genome shotgun sequence genomic window:
- the LOC122617882 gene encoding unc-112-related protein gives MIHVGENTWNLRILITDLQVEKTLRVKGDQHIGGVMLNLVDPEMPKDWSDHALWWPAKNVWLTRTRSTLDQAGVQSDSFLHFTPMHKTLRVQMPDLRYLDYRVNFSAKTFGAVVNLCKDLDIRYPEELSFCKPLEPDHLKKNFSKLPQRKIPVAEANGIAYVQPALDTNSFVPITGAYNGSNGSLDRSHNGNLLCAPASPYATTPRRAATAPGTPISSPTGTWKHNSTGYASYDSNSSFGDLQENLAMSPRSPSPDVRARLVRPKSRVEKARLNVGWLDSSLSIMEQGVREYDTLCLRFKYFTFFDLNPKYDQVRINQLYEQAKWSILNEELEPTEEETLMFAALQFQVNHQTDLHPPGIDSGIDTSSQETGGEDDIDSALNELQITLEGPGGGKDLGNITRIPELSDYLKFLKPQRFTLKGYKRYFFTYRDLHLHLYKSQEESRRGAPTISINLKGCEVTPDVNLAQGKFAIRLEVPPEGRNGPNSEVWVRCDNEEQYAKWMAACRLAAKGRSLADSSYDSEVSSIRSLLQMQKPAQGAPLTVNPRSVEPMDYLSPKMMRKLSSKAVQRILEAHANVRQLSLMDAKMKYIQAWQSLPDFGVTLFIIKFDGHKKEELLGVANNRIMRMDLSSGDHIKTWRYNTMKAWNVNWGIKCMMIQLQDENIIFSVQSADCKVVHEFIGGYIFMSMRSKENNQTLNEEMFHKLTGGWS, from the coding sequence ATGATTCATGTGGGCGAAAATACGTGGAACCTGCGGATCCTCATCACGGATCTGCAGGTGGAGAAGACGCTGCGCGTGAAAGGTGACCAGCACATTGGAGGCGTAATGCTTAACCTGGTGGATCCGGAGATGCCAAAGGATTGGTCCGATCACGCCCTGTGGTGGCCCGCCAAGAATGTGTGGCTGACCAGGACACGGTCCACTTTGGACCAGGCCGGAGTTCAATCCGATTCCTTTCTACACTTCACGCCCATGCACAAGACACTGAGGGTGCAGATGCCCGATCTGCGTTATCTGGACTACCGCGTCAACTTTTCGGCCAAAACTTTCGGAGCTGTTGTGAACTTGTGCAAGGACTTAGACATTCGCTATCCGGAGGAACTGTCGTTCTGCAAGCCCCTGGAACCGGATCATCTCAAGAAGAACTTCTCCAAGCTGCCGCAGCGCAAGATTCCCGTGGCGGAGGCAAATGGAATCGCCTACGTGCAGCCAGCGTTGGACACCAACTCCTTTGTACCGATCACAGGAGCCTATAACGGCAGCAATGGCAGTCTGGATCGCTCGCACAATGGCAATCTGCTGTGCGCACCAGCTTCACCGTATGCGACCACTCCCCGGAGGGCAGCCACCGCTCCAGGAACACCCATCAGCTCGCCCACGGGCACCTGGAAGCACAACTCCACTGGCTATGCCAGCTACGATTCCAACTCTAGTTTCGGGGACCTCCAGGAGAACCTGGCCATGTCGCCCAGGTCACCCAGTCCGGATGTAAGAGCACGCTTGGTTCGACCCAAGTCCCGGGTGGAGAAAGCCCGTCTCAACGTGGGATGGCTGGACTCGTCGCTTTCCATAATGGAGCAGGGCGTTAGGGAGTATGACACACTGTGCCTGCGCTTTAAATACTTCACGTTCTTCGATCTGAACCCCAAGTACGACCAAGTCAGGATCAATCAACTGTACGAGCAAGCCAAATGGAGCATTTTGAACGAGGAATTGGAACCAACCGAGGAGGAGACCCTCATGTTTGCCGCCCTGCAGTTCCAGGTGAATCATCAGACGGATCTGCATCCACCAGGCATCGATTCCGGGATTGATACTTCCAGTCAGGAGACCGGCGGCGAAGACGACATTGACTCTGCTCTCAACGAGCTGCAGATCACACTTGAAGGACCAGGAGGCGGCAAGGATCTGGGAAATATCACCAGGATACCAGAGCTGTCGGACTATTTGAAATTCCTCAAGCCTCAAAGGTTCACACTCAAAGGATACAAGCGCTACTTCTTCACCTACAGGGATCTGCATCTGCACCTGTACAAATCGCAGGAAGAGTCCAGGCGAGGAGCTCCCACCATCAGCATCAATTTGAAGGGCTGCGAGGTGACGCCAGATGTTAATCTGGCACAAGGAAAGTTTGCAATCCGCCTGGAAGTTCCGCCAGAGGGTAGGAATGGTCCGAATAGTGAGGTCTGGGTGAGATGCGACAACGAAGAGCAGTACGCCAAGTGGATGGCAGCCTGTCGTCTGGCCGCCAAGGGTCGCTCTCTAGCCGATAGCTCTTACGACAGCGAAGTAAGCAGTATTCGCTcgctgctgcagatgcagaAACCCGCCCAGGGAGCTCCACTCACCGTCAATCCCCGGAGTGTTGAGCCCATGGATTACCTCTCCCCCAAAATGATGCGCAAACTATCCAGCAAGGCAGTGCAGAGGATCCTAGAGGCCCATGCCAACGTTCGCCAGTTGAGCTTAATGGACGCCAAGATGAAGTACATCCAGGCTTGGCAATCTCTACCCGACTTTGGTGTAACTCTCTTCATCATCAAGTTCGACGGCCACAAGAAGGAGGAGCTGTTGGGCGTGGCCAACAACCGCATCATGCGTATGGACCTCAGCTCTGGCGACCACATAAAGACCTGGCGCTACAACACAATGAAGGCCTGGAATGTTAACTGGGGCATCAAGTGCATGATGATTCAGCTGCAGGACGAGAACATCATCTTCTCCGTGCAGTCGGCCGACTGCAAGGTGGTGCACGAGTTCATCGGCGGCTACATATTCATGTCCATGCGATCCAAGGAAAACAACCAGACGCTGAACGAGGAGATGTTCCACAAGCTGACGGGCGGCTGGTCGTAA
- the LOC122617886 gene encoding adenylate cyclase, terminal-differentiation specific isoform X2, with protein MSRLTEEMVIARAKQSDLALIKKLNCWGSDLSDVSIIKRMRGVEVLALSVNKISTLSPFEECHKLQELYLRKNNITDINEIGYLQNLPSLRYLWLEENPCCDRAGPNYRAVVLRALPNLKKLDNVEVTQEEVDDALRGGGGAAPEDEVYEDAYQQQQQSSRTSPQQIPQQQQQQQQQHSYPQHSPPQQQQQYHHQQPHHQPQQQQQQSQQQSQQQRRSSSPMKEEYYQSDRPAYPAHYRHSQTDLTEWEEHQQAPQVHHNPYGSQMQLHHPQRRSAGQETTAYRNGSARENGGEWDPEDRPRARRPEGRYSDSTTTLSASVMNHYAGYHRRPVNRNSNILSATLCLVKELDYASLEVLEHAVRCRIDELASE; from the exons ATGTCGAGACTCACCGAGGAAATGGTGATTGCGCGGGCCAAGCAATCCGATCTGGCCCTGATCAAAAAGCTAAATTGCTG GGGCAGTGATCTCAGCGATGTGTCCATCATCAAGCGAATGCGCGGAGTGGAAGTGCTGGCTCTTAG TGTCAACAAGATCAGCACGCTGTCGCCGTTCGAGGAATGTCACAAACTGCAGGAACTGTATCTGCGCAAGAACAACATCACCGACATCAACGAGATTGGCTACCTGCAAAATCTTCCGAGTCTCCGGTATCTCTGGCTGGAGGAGAATCCCTGCTGCGATCGAGCGGGCCCCAA CTATAGAGCGGTCGTATTACGCGCCCTGCCCAACCTGAAGAAACTCGACAATGTTGAGGTCACGCAGGAGGAGGTGGACGACGCGCTGCGTGGAGGCGGAGGCGCCGCACCAGAGGATGAGGTCTACGAGGATgcctaccagcagcagcagcagtcatcGCGCACATCGCCTCAGCAGataccgcagcagcagcagcagcaacagcagcaacacagcTACCCGCAACACtcgccgccgcagcagcagcagcaatatcaccaccagcagccacatcaccaaccgcagcagcagcagcagcagtcgcagcagcaatcgcagcagcagcgccgcAGCTCCAGTCCCATGAAAGAG GAATACTATCAGTCGGACAGACCCGCCTACCCGGCGCACTACCGCCACAGCCAGACGGACCTCACCGAGTGGGAGGAGCACCAGCAGGCGCCCCAGGTGCACCACAATCCCTACGGCAGCCAGATGCAGTTGCACCACCCGCAACGACGCTCCGCGGGACAGGAGACGACGGCCTACCGGAACGGCAGTGCTCGGGAGAACGGCGGCGAATGGGATCCGGAGGACAGGCCCAGGGCGAG GCGACCCGAGGGAAGATATAGTGACTCGACCACGACACTGTCGGCCTCTGTGATGAATCACTATGCGGGCTACCATCGCAGGCCCGTAAATAGG AATTCGAATATTCTCTCCGCCACTCTCTGTTTGGTGAAGGAGTTGGACTACGCCAGTTTGGAGGTATTGGAGCACGCTGTGCGATGTCGCATCGATGAGTTGGCGAGCGAATGA
- the LOC122617886 gene encoding putative uncharacterized protein DDB_G0279653 isoform X3, which translates to MSRLTEEMVIARAKQSDLALIKKLNCWGSDLSDVSIIKRMRGVEVLALSVNKISTLSPFEECHKLQELYLRKNNITDINEIGYLQNLPSLRYLWLEENPCCDRAGPNYRAVVLRALPNLKKLDNVEVTQEEVDDALRGGGGAAPEDEVYEDAYQQQQQSSRTSPQQIPQQQQQQQQQHSYPQHSPPQQQQQYHHQQPHHQPQQQQQQSQQQSQQQRRSSSPMKESDRPAYPAHYRHSQTDLTEWEEHQQAPQVHHNPYGSQMQLHHPQRRSAGQETTAYRNGSARENGGEWDPEDRPRARRPEGRYSDSTTTLSASVMNHYAGYHRRPVNRNSNILSATLCLVKELDYASLEVLEHAVRCRIDELASE; encoded by the exons ATGTCGAGACTCACCGAGGAAATGGTGATTGCGCGGGCCAAGCAATCCGATCTGGCCCTGATCAAAAAGCTAAATTGCTG GGGCAGTGATCTCAGCGATGTGTCCATCATCAAGCGAATGCGCGGAGTGGAAGTGCTGGCTCTTAG TGTCAACAAGATCAGCACGCTGTCGCCGTTCGAGGAATGTCACAAACTGCAGGAACTGTATCTGCGCAAGAACAACATCACCGACATCAACGAGATTGGCTACCTGCAAAATCTTCCGAGTCTCCGGTATCTCTGGCTGGAGGAGAATCCCTGCTGCGATCGAGCGGGCCCCAA CTATAGAGCGGTCGTATTACGCGCCCTGCCCAACCTGAAGAAACTCGACAATGTTGAGGTCACGCAGGAGGAGGTGGACGACGCGCTGCGTGGAGGCGGAGGCGCCGCACCAGAGGATGAGGTCTACGAGGATgcctaccagcagcagcagcagtcatcGCGCACATCGCCTCAGCAGataccgcagcagcagcagcagcaacagcagcaacacagcTACCCGCAACACtcgccgccgcagcagcagcagcaatatcaccaccagcagccacatcaccaaccgcagcagcagcagcagcagtcgcagcagcaatcgcagcagcagcgccgcAGCTCCAGTCCCATGAAAGAG TCGGACAGACCCGCCTACCCGGCGCACTACCGCCACAGCCAGACGGACCTCACCGAGTGGGAGGAGCACCAGCAGGCGCCCCAGGTGCACCACAATCCCTACGGCAGCCAGATGCAGTTGCACCACCCGCAACGACGCTCCGCGGGACAGGAGACGACGGCCTACCGGAACGGCAGTGCTCGGGAGAACGGCGGCGAATGGGATCCGGAGGACAGGCCCAGGGCGAG GCGACCCGAGGGAAGATATAGTGACTCGACCACGACACTGTCGGCCTCTGTGATGAATCACTATGCGGGCTACCATCGCAGGCCCGTAAATAGG AATTCGAATATTCTCTCCGCCACTCTCTGTTTGGTGAAGGAGTTGGACTACGCCAGTTTGGAGGTATTGGAGCACGCTGTGCGATGTCGCATCGATGAGTTGGCGAGCGAATGA
- the LOC122617886 gene encoding GATA zinc finger domain-containing protein 10 isoform X1 — MSRLTEEMVIARAKQSDLALIKKLNCWGSDLSDVSIIKRMRGVEVLALSVNKISTLSPFEECHKLQELYLRKNNITDINEIGYLQNLPSLRYLWLEENPCCDRAGPNYRAVVLRALPNLKKLDNVEVTQEEVDDALRGGGGAAPEDEVYEDAYQQQQQSSRTSPQQIPQQQQQQQQQHSYPQHSPPQQQQQYHHQQPHHQPQQQQQQSQQQSQQQRRSSSPMKEEPVHPPSPMYNTITKEQRTSYHQYDRSPGSDQEGSTHTYREVRPTPLPPSISAHSMKEYYQSDRPAYPAHYRHSQTDLTEWEEHQQAPQVHHNPYGSQMQLHHPQRRSAGQETTAYRNGSARENGGEWDPEDRPRARRPEGRYSDSTTTLSASVMNHYAGYHRRPVNRNSNILSATLCLVKELDYASLEVLEHAVRCRIDELASE; from the exons ATGTCGAGACTCACCGAGGAAATGGTGATTGCGCGGGCCAAGCAATCCGATCTGGCCCTGATCAAAAAGCTAAATTGCTG GGGCAGTGATCTCAGCGATGTGTCCATCATCAAGCGAATGCGCGGAGTGGAAGTGCTGGCTCTTAG TGTCAACAAGATCAGCACGCTGTCGCCGTTCGAGGAATGTCACAAACTGCAGGAACTGTATCTGCGCAAGAACAACATCACCGACATCAACGAGATTGGCTACCTGCAAAATCTTCCGAGTCTCCGGTATCTCTGGCTGGAGGAGAATCCCTGCTGCGATCGAGCGGGCCCCAA CTATAGAGCGGTCGTATTACGCGCCCTGCCCAACCTGAAGAAACTCGACAATGTTGAGGTCACGCAGGAGGAGGTGGACGACGCGCTGCGTGGAGGCGGAGGCGCCGCACCAGAGGATGAGGTCTACGAGGATgcctaccagcagcagcagcagtcatcGCGCACATCGCCTCAGCAGataccgcagcagcagcagcagcaacagcagcaacacagcTACCCGCAACACtcgccgccgcagcagcagcagcaatatcaccaccagcagccacatcaccaaccgcagcagcagcagcagcagtcgcagcagcaatcgcagcagcagcgccgcAGCTCCAGTCCCATGAAAGAG GAACCCGTGCATCCGCCATCGCCCATGTATAACACCATAACCAAAGAGCAGCGCACCTCCTACCACCAATACGAT CGCTCGCCGGGATCCGACCAGGAGGGTAGTACTCACACGTACAGGGAGGTGCGGCCCACGCCGCTCCCGCCCAGCATTTCGGCGCACTCGATGAAG GAATACTATCAGTCGGACAGACCCGCCTACCCGGCGCACTACCGCCACAGCCAGACGGACCTCACCGAGTGGGAGGAGCACCAGCAGGCGCCCCAGGTGCACCACAATCCCTACGGCAGCCAGATGCAGTTGCACCACCCGCAACGACGCTCCGCGGGACAGGAGACGACGGCCTACCGGAACGGCAGTGCTCGGGAGAACGGCGGCGAATGGGATCCGGAGGACAGGCCCAGGGCGAG GCGACCCGAGGGAAGATATAGTGACTCGACCACGACACTGTCGGCCTCTGTGATGAATCACTATGCGGGCTACCATCGCAGGCCCGTAAATAGG AATTCGAATATTCTCTCCGCCACTCTCTGTTTGGTGAAGGAGTTGGACTACGCCAGTTTGGAGGTATTGGAGCACGCTGTGCGATGTCGCATCGATGAGTTGGCGAGCGAATGA
- the LOC122617888 gene encoding phenoloxidase-activating factor 2 encodes MLKKINTFLFVCSLYSVTGQYDGGALWTFTDNLQPDPYQVCGLSNPKGLVNDIQEQQALSAPGQYPWVVAIFSQEKLLGGGSLIAPGVVLTAASIVVNKAAPEMVVRAGEWNMAHRSQQLPSEDRQVARVVRHREFLYRSGENNIALLFLVSPFELKPHIQTICLPSQEASFDQKRCLVAGWGMVALNDKNYSNVQKKIDLPIIDRAQCQDQLRKTRLGASFELLPTLICAGGEKDKGECIGDGGSALFCPMEADPTRYEQAGIVNWGIGCRQETVPAVFTSVRMFRDWIFEHLANNSNSVPFAAQLPSNMSDTRNYNNNP; translated from the exons AtgctaaagaaaataaatacgttCCTCTTTGTTTGCTCCTTGTATAGTGTGACAGGGCAATACGATGGAGgg GCACTATGGACATTCACGGACAATCTTCAACCGGACCCATATCAAGTTTGCGGCCTGAGCAATCCAAAAGGCTTGGTGAACGACATACAGGAACAACAAGCTCTATCCGCACCTGGCCAATATCCATGGGTGGTTGCCATTTTCAGCCAGGAAAAATTGCTTGGCGGCGGTTCCCTGATTGCCCCAGGAGTGGTCCTTACAGCGGCTAGCATCGTGGTGAACAAGGCTGCTCCAGAAATGGTGGTCAGAGCAGGCGAATGGAATATGGCACACCGCAGTCAACAGCTACCGTCGGAGGATCGCCAGGTGGCTAGAGTTGTGCGACACAGGGAGTTCTTGTACAGATCAGGAGAAAACAACATTGCACTGTTGTTTCTAGTCTCCCCCTTTGAGTTGAAACCCCACATCCAAACCATCTGCTTGCCAAGCCAGGAAGCGTCTTTTGATCAGAAGCGCTGCTTGGTGGCCGGATGGGGAATGGTAGCACTCAACGATAAAAATTACTCCAATGTTCAAAAGAAAATCGATCTGCCCATAATTGACAGAGCGCAGTGCCAGGATCAGTTGAGGAAGACCAGGCTGGGCGCCTCTTTTGAGCTGCTTCCTACTCTGATATGCGCCGGCGGCGAGAAGGATAAGGGTGAGTGCATCGGCGACGGAGGCTCCGCACTTTTCTGCCCCATGGAGGCGGATCCAACTCGCTATGAGCAGGCTGGCATCGTTAACTGGGGCATCGGTTGTCGACAGGAAACCGTTCCAGCGGTCTTCACAAGTGTGCGAATGTTCCGAGATTGGATCTTTGAGCACCTGGCCAATAACTCCAACAGTGTTCCATTCGCTGCTCAGTTACCCTCTAACATGTCTGATACAAGGAACTATAACAATAATCCTTAA
- the LOC122617116 gene encoding uncharacterized protein LOC122617116: MGERVEKRQGKLGGCGLHLVLPLATIIILAAQAQAMTSPAVVKDETLGDAALTSHSAAKILEDVQTISAVQDWSLLCKELCGAGLGVASTPDVAKNTILRPESDVAKCRQLCGLPRGEAGDLVCSSFCRQRGRSLPGCSPCQQEVRRMKEAKENKEKEKKEEEEVRKDEEKASGVLGDPTHGSRAAENAERRSVDDALWTVTTVAVAAASDTDTTTTAAPDWDEVCKVLCKTGDGGSLCNCDLSPFFS, translated from the exons ATGGGAGAGCGTGTGGAAAAGCGACAGGGAAAATTGGGGGGATGTGGATTACATCTCGTCCTCCCATTGGCCACCATCATTATCCTTGCTGCGCAGGCGCAGGCCATGACGTCACCAGCTGTCGTGAAGGACGAAACTTTGGGGGATGCTGCACTGACATCGCATTCAGCAGCCAAAATCCTTGAAGACGTCCAAACCATCAGCGCAGTTCAGGATTGGAGTTTGCTGTGTAAAGAGCTCTGCGG AGCTGGCCTGGGCGTTGCTTCAACGCCTGATGTGGCCAAGAACACGATCCTGAGACCGGAGTCGGATGTGGCCAAGTGCCGGCAACTGTGTGGACTGCCTAGGG GTGAAGCGGGCGACTTGGTCTGCTCGAGCTTCTGTCGTCAGAGGGGTCGCTCCCTGCCCGGATGCAGTCCCTGCCAGCAGGAGGTGCGCAGGATGAAGGAGGCGAAGGAGAATaaggaaaaggagaagaaggaggaggaggaggttcGAAAGGACGAGGAGAAGGCCAGTGGAGTGCTGGGCGATCCAACACACGGTTCCAGAGCCGCGGAGAATGCCGAACGGAGATCGGTCGACGATGCACTGTGGACAGTGACAACAGTTGCCGTGGCAGCCGCGTCGGATACGGATACGACGACCACTGCGGCTCCGGACTGGGACGAAGTGTGCAAGGTGCTCTGCAAGACTGGCGATGGCGGGTCTTTGTGCAACTGTGATTTATCGCCGTTCTTCAGCTGA